The window AACAGCTTGGGCATCTATGGCTACCTAACTTTCAGCTATCCCTAATTAGTAGTGAATGAGGAAGGTCACCTAATGAGGCTCTAGTTTCAGCATCATCTTGATGAATTCCAACTTGAATGCTAATTTTTGCAGAAGAAATGAGGGACATGTCCTTGACAAGGCTCTTTCATGGGGCAGTTTTTATTCCCTAATGCAGAAAGATGTAAAGGGAGAGGATCAACTCCTAAACTAAATTGAGCACAACATCTACAAATGCATGCATTAATCATGTTCATATCTAGTCCCAACAATAATACCTGTTCATTCTGATATTAGTTCTCCTTTGAACATTCACAAGTATGGATGATCAGAAACCTCCATAACCCAAGGTGTGTTTTGTTTTTGACAGTCTACATGATTATGTATTCGGCAGATAACATTTAATAAAATTTAGGACACCCAGCAACTACCTGTATGCTTTGCCTAGTTTCTCCAACCACTAACTACCAAGAGGACAAGGTTTACTGAGAAGAAATTCATTTTCCAAGCAAAACACCATAAGAATGATATGGCCTATACGAACTTCAATTTTTACCATCATGCATATTATATTAGAGTCTACCGAAAAACAGTGCAACTTCTGGATGTTAAATTGCATTATCATGGTGAGTTGCAACAATTTTACCTTTTTTGGACAAAATTTTTGTACTTTACAGGATGGTAATTCAACAGGTGAAACTCCTATCCATTTTTGTGTCATCTTTTCCGACCTGAGACAGTCTTCTTCACAGCTCCCACTGAGACCAAAAACTGATCGAGAGATGATAAAGTTTTCATGTCATCGGGAGGAAAGTAACTAGCCGCCTTTCCCATTAGGGATGTGAAGAGAGAAGAGAGTGAAGGCCGAGTGGCATAACGTTCATCCAACAGATCATCCAAAAAGGCAAATGCAGCTAGGAAGTCAGACCTGCTTGCATTAACTGGTGCAGCAAAATGAGCAGGGATTATCCTCCTGAACCTCCAGTCCCGTGAAATTCTGTCAATCCAATCCCTGACCTGAATAATTAAGATGAAAAATGAATATATTTTGAGACACTAATAGTCACAATCCTAAAGATAAATTTCAATTGCTGTAGCTTGATGTGAGCATATGAAACATATGAATCCAAGGAGCATCATCAGCTTAGGAGATAGTTTTAGTTAGGCATGCTATTTTTGGTTGTTTAACCCCAACTGAATACAAAAGATGTACACGGTCAGCAAAGAAATTTGCGTCTAAAATGGTTAAACTACCTTTTCCGGAACCTTGCTGAAGACAAGAGTCTTCACAATGGGTGAAACAATCAGCTTTTGTGACATCTGTGAGAAGCTAGCTTTAGGTTCCAACAGGTTTGATGGACCAAGAAACAAAATTTGCAAAACCATTCTTTCCCATCCTACACGGAGAAAAAGAGTCTTATTCAGTTTTTCACAACCATTCATGACAACCCTCAAAATGGATGAGAAATTAAAACCTTTCCTCAAAAACAGAATATTTCTCAAAGATTCTTCTTTTGGTCAATGATTCAAATGTAAGATAGAGGTTCAACCTTTTTGACGGTTCATCTTGTTGTCTATGACTGGTTCATCTGATACCTCTTTTCCTTTACTTAGAATTTTCACAGCCAAACCATTCTTTGCAGATGCCAGCAACGATTCCTTGCTAATACAATCAGGTGGCTGCCGTGGCACAAAAATTACAGCATCTGTCACCAGTAGAGTTCTCGAAGGCTTATGATAGAAAGCTACCTCCACATAGGGTCCAATACCTGAAAGTCACCAGCAAATGAGTTTGAACTTCATATAACTGAAGTATCAGATATTACTTCGGCACATCATATTACCGACTTCTGGAGAACTTAGAACTTTCTGCTCAATCTCATTAGCCCATGGTGTGGACAAATCTTCATCTTGTAAGGTTTTAGCACGAAAGATCCCAAAAAACTCCAGTGGCAGATTCAAAGGCCAACTCCACTGCCTTGGTGCCACCCATACCTGAGCTCGAGGGAACGCTCTAGAAAATGGACCAACAAATATTTTGTGCTCATAAGCAAATGTAGGCAGCACTATGTATTCTACAGGTGCCCCCAACTCCTTCAGAAGCTGGAGAGACAAGAGCACTCATAAGAAAAGCATAATTGGTTATCGTAAAGTTCTAATTGACTATAATCGTAACCAAAATCTAACCTGAATACACTCCTTGGTTGGAGCAATGGGTGCATGGACCCATAATCCTCCAGATTTAAGTTTCACTACTGTCATTCTAATGTTCGTTGACACACTGCTGAAGCCTAATGCTTGCTCTTGCTCAAATAACCATATGGAACCTTTCACAGCCTAAAAAAATGACCAAATGAGCCAGAGAGTCGGTGTAAAACCAATAAGTTGGTAGCTGCAGTGATTTGCTATGCAGAATTTCAGATTATACTATCTGTACATAACTTGTTTCAGAAATGGATCCTAAAAAATGTGTTTGCACCCATTTTTTAATGACCTTCAGAATCTCATTATGCTTTAGCAGAGTAACCTAAACACATTCACACTATGTACTGGAACTTGCAGCAATGTGAACATTAAGTAGCACAATCTACAAGGAATACTAGATAATTACTTGATTAATTTTCAAAGTATCTCTCTTTATTCATCTCAATTCGATAAACCGTTATAAACATTGCTTTTAACTGAATAAGTGACAAGTTGAAAACATGGGAAAGATAAAGAGAGAAGCTTGTTCTGCCACACTCCTAACTTAAACAATCACAGATAGGTTCAATATGTTAAACGAAAAAGCATAGAAGAAGCTGACCTCAGTCCTAGTAGTGCTCCTATTGAGAAAAGGTCCCAGAGGAAAAGGAAAACCAGTGAAGTTTATGTAAAACCGGTCACCTCCTGACCTAGTGCTACTGATGCTTTCTTTGGTGGTGAGTTTTGCTGAAGCAACCACCAAATTGGTGGCATCTTTTTTCTTGTTTCTGGGTTTGAATTGCAAACAAAGACCCTTAAAGGAACCACCAAGAAAGCTAGAACTGGGTTCTCTGTGAGAGATATGGTTTTGCAAAATGGTGGATTTTGGTGAAGAAATAGTAATGGCTGCCATTGCTTCTTGAAATCAAGTCAATGTTTTGCCATAAACGAACTAAAAGTGGAGTAGTGGTGCATAATTCAGTCATGGGTTGCCATTCCAGGCTATGCTTTTGACACGTGGATGATCTAGTATGACATGGAAATTTGAGATTTATGGTGGATGGTGGGAAACAATAGTGCTATAGTAGGAGGAGGGTGAAGCTTTTGTGACCATTTTTCCTTTGCCAGGTGAATTTATGTCGAGGATATCTGGGGAATAACCTACATCAATTACATTTCTCGGATAGGACTCAGATTACGTTACTCTGATCACACATTAACAAAACTGGGGTTCTGGTACCTCAAGATTCAAGTGTCTAACAACAAAATAAAATTTACGGACCAAGGCATCATATGTAATGTGATATGTCCAACCCCAGTACCAGCACTGTAGCCCAAGCTTAAAACTGCAGGTATAGAACCATAAATTATATTTAATCGATACAAAGTCTCCATAGATACAAAATCATTGCTCGTTACCTATTCGACTGTAACCTACGAAAAGCATTGAAGATCCATGAAGTATCTGTTGGCAGATGATTGTACTGCATCTACCACTTGAATAAGACTTGAGAAGCTAACACGCCGGAGCCAAAGTTTAAAAAAGCAGATATGATTCTAACAAGATAAACAGCAGCAGTAACTGAGCATCTTGGAAACAGGTAAGTCGTCGAATTGCATAGTAAACACACGGATAAGAGGCACCTTCATGTAGAAGCAAACTTATATTCATGGTGCTTGAAAACAAGAAGCCAATGACACCTCTCAGGTGATGATTTCCCTCACAAGCCAATCCAAACTAGGATATGCAAAGTACAAAATAAGAAATGACGGGAGAGCAAACAGCACCGTGATAAGTATGTACAAGGCCAATATGGCTGCACTGGCTGGTATTGCATATAAGATGATCAGAAGAAATATGACAACCAGTGGGAACTTTGCTGTCAAATGAACGAAGAAAAACAGCGACTTTCGGAGGGAAGAATGCAGTCGCTCCATATTGAGGTAATTATTCACAATGCCATGGTTATGATTTGACCCTGGTGGCTCAGGATGACGAACACATTGTCCCCTCCTGTGGTTCAGTTGACTTCCAGTGGATGTATTTCCATTTACTGGCCAGGCTGGTTGATTATCACCGGAGCCGGTAGAATGAGACTTCACTCTGTCACCATTCATGCTTTCAACCATCCACAGAAGAAAGTAGTTCTTACGAGGAAATTTCAGGAGTCCCCTGTAAACCAGCCGGAAGGATAACAGATTGCACCATGGGCAGGAAATAAATAGTGGAAGCTGAATTGGTAGGGTGGGGAACTTGACAACAGCCCATTGCAGACCCAGAATGCAATTTTTACAGAGCGTATGGCCGCACCATAAAACGTATGGCACATTTTCAACGATGTTGAAAGATTCCCAGCATATAGGGCACTCCAGTCCTTCCTCTCTGCCAACACCAGAAGAACCCTCATCATCGGAGCAGCAGTCAGGAGTTACTTGTGTTGGCCTTAGAGAGTCATTTTTCAGTCCAACATTTCCAGCTATGCAATTGGATGCAAAATTCCACATTTTGACCACAACAGGTGTGTTCACTAATTCATAACCACTAGCTTAAAAGTTCGCACAATTATGATTAACCGAGGCAATGAAGCTGTCCTACATCCAATAACAACGGCCAAGAGCATGCACTCCCAAAATGCAAACCTGCAGATGAATACGCATGGTAGTAAGTTCATCACTTTATCTTCCAAGTTCATTTTCTCATATATAGTTACCTCTATGAGTTCAAATAACAGGCCACGTACAAATCGAAAACTCAACAAAAAATTAACAAAATCACTGCACCTACTCAGTAACAAAATGACTATAGTATAATTAGTATGCATATAACTGAACAAAAAACATACATTCAGATCGAAAATTACAGCATTCATGAATTTCAAGCTAGCAGATTCACATATTCATCTAGTAACCAAAACTCAACAGTGATTGAAACCCAATAACCCATTAACCAAGCAAACAGTCAATACCCCAAAACAATCATAATCTCATATCCCTGATAGGAAAAAGAAACCCAAATAACATAAACACGAACAAAGATCGAAACTTTAAGGCACAAATGCAAAACCCATCTTCGAAATTTGGGGGTTTTGTAAATGAAGACGAAATCGAAACCAAAAGTGGAAGAGAGGCGATCTTACTCATTGATTTCGCGGCAAAATTAAGATGGGAGAGAGATAGGGAGAGTTCACAAAACCCTGAATCTCTCTCTCTCTCAATCTCAGAATCCCAATCCCAATTTCGCTGTGTAAATAAATTGAAATTGAAATTGAAGCTGAAATTGAAATGAAGGGTTTTGATGTTGGGGGAATTGAATAAGGAATGGAGAGTAGGATGGGTCAGCATTGAAAGAGCCCGTGTGTGATCCAAGTGGCTCTGTTTAAAGTGGTTGAATGCGACGTCAATCTAAACGTCGGCAATTGG of the Fragaria vesca subsp. vesca linkage group LG6, FraVesHawaii_1.0, whole genome shotgun sequence genome contains:
- the LOC101302676 gene encoding uncharacterized protein LOC101302676, with the translated sequence MAAITISSPKSTILQNHISHREPSSSFLGGSFKGLCLQFKPRNKKKDATNLVVASAKLTTKESISSTRSGGDRFYINFTGFPFPLGPFLNRSTTRTEAVKGSIWLFEQEQALGFSSVSTNIRMTVVKLKSGGLWVHAPIAPTKECIQLLKELGAPVEYIVLPTFAYEHKIFVGPFSRAFPRAQVWVAPRQWSWPLNLPLEFFGIFRAKTLQDEDLSTPWANEIEQKVLSSPEVGIGPYVEVAFYHKPSRTLLVTDAVIFVPRQPPDCISKESLLASAKNGLAVKILSKGKEVSDEPVIDNKMNRQKGWERMVLQILFLGPSNLLEPKASFSQMSQKLIVSPIVKTLVFSKVPEKVRDWIDRISRDWRFRRIIPAHFAAPVNASRSDFLAAFAFLDDLLDERYATRPSLSSLFTSLMGKAASYFPPDDMKTLSSLDQFLVSVGAVKKTVSGRKR
- the LOC101302961 gene encoding uncharacterized protein LOC101302961, translating into MWNFASNCIAGNVGLKNDSLRPTQVTPDCCSDDEGSSGVGREEGLECPICWESFNIVENVPYVLWCGHTLCKNCILGLQWAVVKFPTLPIQLPLFISCPWCNLLSFRLVYRGLLKFPRKNYFLLWMVESMNGDRVKSHSTGSGDNQPAWPVNGNTSTGSQLNHRRGQCVRHPEPPGSNHNHGIVNNYLNMERLHSSLRKSLFFFVHLTAKFPLVVIFLLIILYAIPASAAILALYILITVLFALPSFLILYFAYPSLDWLVREIIT